The following proteins come from a genomic window of Nitrosopumilus sp.:
- a CDS encoding HAMP domain-containing sensor histidine kinase, with amino-acid sequence MHREIKEDSDIDPMNAPQRTVFFKKSKPAETMKIDFKPDEKSKKIDPVLEKTPEKNLEFNHESLEENENLDEADKKLLTLKKEIETAQKFHQLTKQKLTAKSASLRKTKSTLTQTQKKLDEALSSKFTAVDNNKLEMIGKMSSKMAHDMRNPLTILQSQIELMKVKQKIHEDTVLSNSILSMENALSHITNQINDVLNFIKTPEIRLITCDLKEIVKSSIGEVKFPQDVELQSSLNSCVLQCDVVKIRGIITNIIQNAVQATGLKGKVSVSIEVDGAFATIKISDSGPGIPEENIEQIFEPMFTTKDDGTGLGLASCKQYLEMHKGTIDVSNNPTTFTITLPKTAGSSS; translated from the coding sequence AATGCCCCCCAAAGGACCGTTTTTTTTAAAAAATCCAAACCCGCTGAAACCATGAAGATTGATTTTAAACCTGATGAGAAATCCAAAAAAATCGATCCCGTTTTAGAAAAAACACCGGAAAAAAATTTAGAATTCAATCACGAGTCTTTAGAAGAAAATGAAAATCTAGATGAAGCAGACAAAAAATTACTTACTCTGAAAAAAGAGATTGAGACCGCACAAAAATTCCATCAATTAACAAAACAAAAATTGACTGCAAAATCTGCGTCATTAAGAAAAACAAAATCAACACTTACCCAAACCCAAAAAAAACTTGATGAAGCATTATCCTCAAAATTTACTGCTGTGGACAATAATAAATTGGAGATGATAGGTAAAATGTCTTCAAAAATGGCACATGATATGAGAAATCCTCTAACAATTTTACAATCCCAAATTGAATTGATGAAGGTAAAACAAAAAATTCATGAAGATACAGTCTTGTCAAACTCAATACTCAGTATGGAGAATGCACTCTCCCACATTACAAATCAAATCAACGACGTGCTGAATTTCATTAAGACTCCTGAGATTCGCTTGATTACTTGTGATTTAAAAGAAATTGTAAAAAGTTCAATTGGTGAGGTAAAATTTCCACAGGATGTTGAATTGCAATCATCACTTAATTCCTGTGTCCTTCAATGTGATGTGGTAAAAATTCGTGGTATTATCACAAATATTATACAAAATGCCGTTCAGGCAACTGGCCTTAAAGGTAAAGTTAGTGTATCGATTGAAGTAGATGGTGCATTTGCTACAATAAAAATTAGTGATTCAGGACCTGGAATCCCTGAAGAAAACATTGAACAAATTTTTGAGCCCATGTTTACTACAAAAGATGATGGAACTGGTTTGGGATTGGCATCATGCAAGCAATATTTGGAGATGCATAAAGGCACAATCGATGTTAGTA